In Bos indicus isolate NIAB-ARS_2022 breed Sahiwal x Tharparkar chromosome 2, NIAB-ARS_B.indTharparkar_mat_pri_1.0, whole genome shotgun sequence, a single genomic region encodes these proteins:
- the NIFK gene encoding MKI67 FHA domain-interacting nucleolar phosphoprotein isoform X2 yields MAAFGGPAKPLLSLNPQEDAKFKKEVAQVRRRATKTGNSKGYGFVEFESEDVAKIAAETMNNYLFGERLLKCHFIPPEKVHEELFREWHMPFKRPSYPAVKRYNQNRSLVQKLRMEERFKKKEKLLRKRLAKKGIDYNFPSLVKVLHKNEENASNTGPQNSRKHQALRKKKKAASVTPETPEKAVDSQGPTPVCTPAFLEKRKSEVAKMNDDDKDNEIVFKQPVSGVKEETQETQSPASSKKKRRRKHNQ; encoded by the exons ATGGCGGCGTTCGGTGGCCCGGCAAAGCCACTCCTGTCCCTAAACCCGCAGGAGGATGCCAAATTTAAAAAGGAGGTGGCTCAGGTTCGTCGGCGTGCGACCAAG ACTGGAAATAGCAAAGGCTACGGCTTTGTGGAGTTTGAATCTGAAGATGTTGCCAAAATAGCTGCTGAAACAATGAACAACTACCTTTTTGGTGAAAGACTCTTGAAGT gTCATTTTATACCACCTGAAAAGGTACATGAAGAACTTTTTAGAGAGTGGCATATGCCATTTAAAAGGCCATCATATCCAGCAGTGAAACGGTACAATCAGAATCGGTCACTTGTTCAAAAGCTACGGATGGAGGAGCggtttaaaaagaaggaaaaattactCAGGAAGAGATTGGCTAAAAAGGGGATTGATTATAATTTCCCTTCATTG GTTAAGGTATTacataaaaatgaggaaaatgctTCAAACACTGGTCCTCAAAATTCCAGAAAGCACCAG GCTTTACGTAAGAAGAAGAAAGCCGCTTCAGTCACTCCTGAGACTCCTGAGAAGGCTGTGGATAGCCAG GGTCCCACACCAGTTTGTACACCAGCATTTTTGGAGAAACGAAAATCTGAAGTGGCTAAAAtgaatgatgatgataaagataATGAAATAGTTTTCAAACAGCCCGTATCTGGTGTAAAAGaagaaacacaggagactcaaTCACCTGcaagttcaaagaaaaaaagacgAAGGAAACacaatcagtga
- the NIFK gene encoding MKI67 FHA domain-interacting nucleolar phosphoprotein isoform X1, whose translation MAAFGGPAKPLLSLNPQEDAKFKKEVAQVRRRATKQQEKQKPTPGVIYVGHLPPTLYETQIRAYFSQFGTVTRFRLSRSKKTGNSKGYGFVEFESEDVAKIAAETMNNYLFGERLLKCHFIPPEKVHEELFREWHMPFKRPSYPAVKRYNQNRSLVQKLRMEERFKKKEKLLRKRLAKKGIDYNFPSLVKVLHKNEENASNTGPQNSRKHQALRKKKKAASVTPETPEKAVDSQGPTPVCTPAFLEKRKSEVAKMNDDDKDNEIVFKQPVSGVKEETQETQSPASSKKKRRRKHNQ comes from the exons ATGGCGGCGTTCGGTGGCCCGGCAAAGCCACTCCTGTCCCTAAACCCGCAGGAGGATGCCAAATTTAAAAAGGAGGTGGCTCAGGTTCGTCGGCGTGCGACCAAG CAACAGGAGAAACAAAAACCTACTCCTGGAGTAATCTATGTGGGCCACTTACCACCAACCCTTTATGAAACCCAGATCCGAGCATATTTTTCCCAATTTGGCACTGTTACAAGATTCAGACTGTCCAGGAGTAAAAAG ACTGGAAATAGCAAAGGCTACGGCTTTGTGGAGTTTGAATCTGAAGATGTTGCCAAAATAGCTGCTGAAACAATGAACAACTACCTTTTTGGTGAAAGACTCTTGAAGT gTCATTTTATACCACCTGAAAAGGTACATGAAGAACTTTTTAGAGAGTGGCATATGCCATTTAAAAGGCCATCATATCCAGCAGTGAAACGGTACAATCAGAATCGGTCACTTGTTCAAAAGCTACGGATGGAGGAGCggtttaaaaagaaggaaaaattactCAGGAAGAGATTGGCTAAAAAGGGGATTGATTATAATTTCCCTTCATTG GTTAAGGTATTacataaaaatgaggaaaatgctTCAAACACTGGTCCTCAAAATTCCAGAAAGCACCAG GCTTTACGTAAGAAGAAGAAAGCCGCTTCAGTCACTCCTGAGACTCCTGAGAAGGCTGTGGATAGCCAG GGTCCCACACCAGTTTGTACACCAGCATTTTTGGAGAAACGAAAATCTGAAGTGGCTAAAAtgaatgatgatgataaagataATGAAATAGTTTTCAAACAGCCCGTATCTGGTGTAAAAGaagaaacacaggagactcaaTCACCTGcaagttcaaagaaaaaaagacgAAGGAAACacaatcagtga